Genomic segment of Dongia rigui:
GGTGATCGAGGGCAGTGCGCTTCCTTGTCACCATCTCGGCCAAAAGGCGCGGGTTGAGGCCGTTGCCGACCCGCTCGAGGCCCCGATGCTGGCGTTCCAATGCCAGATTGAACGCGGCACCCAGACGGTTGGCCGCAAGGTCGATGGCGTTGCGCGCCTCTGCCAGTTGCTGGTGCGGCGTTTTCAGTTCGGCCCGCAGCTGCGCCAGCCGATCGGTGCGGCGGCGGAAATAGGGCAGGCGTGCATTGGCCCAGCGCTCCAGCCAGCCATCGAGCGATTGCGCCTTTTCCTGGATGAGCCGCATCGGCTCCGGCAACCCCCGCGCCAGGCCTTCAACGGAAAGCCGCGCTTCGCCCAGGCGCCGGTTCATCGTGCTCATCAAGCGATGGCCGATCTCGCCCAGCATGCTCACCAGTTCGGCCCGGACCGGCACGGCCATTTCGGCAGCAGCCGTCGGTGTCGGCGCGCGGCGGTCTGAGGCGAAATCGATGAGGGTGGTGTCGGTCTCGTGGCCCACGGCGGAGATGAGCGGGATGGCGCTTTCCGCCGCCGCGCGCACGACGATTTCCTCATTGAAGGCCATCAAGTCTTCGATGCTGCCGCCACCGCGGGCGACGATGAGCAGGTCCGGCCGCGGCACGGCGCCCCCCACTTCCAGGGCATTGAAGCCGCGAATGGCGGCGGCGACTTGGGCTGCGGCCCCTTCGCCCTGCACGAGGACCGGCCACAGCAGCACGTGGCGCGGGAAGCGGTCGGTGAGGCGATGGAGGATATCGCGGATGACGGCACCGGTGGGCGAGGTGACGATGCCGATGATGTTGGGCAGGGTGGGCAGGCGGCGCTTGCGTTCCGGGTCGAACAGGCCCTCAGCCGCCAGCTTCTTCTTGCGCTCCTCGATCATCTTGAGGAGGGCGCCGACACCCGCGAGTTCCAGCCGCTCGATGACCAACTGGTATTCCGAGCGGTCGCCATAGGTGGTGATACGACCGGTGGCGATAACCTCCATGCCGTCTTCCGGAATGATGCCGAGGCGCGCCGCATTCCCTTTCCAGCAGACCGATTTCAGGGCCGCGTTCTCGTCTTTGAGCATCAAATAGAGATGGCCGGAGGCGGCGCGCTTGAAACCGGAAATCTCGCCCTTCACCCGGACGCGGTCGAAGCGGCCTTCCAGGGTCCGCTTGATGGCCTGTGAAAGCTCGGAAACCGTCAATTCCCCAGCATTATGGCCGGGTTGCGGGGGGTTGGGCGGGAGAGAATCGAAATCTGTCATGGCGCGTCATTCTATGGTATCGCAGGCACTCCTGTGAAAGTGATTTTGGGTCGAAAACGCATGCGGATTCTGGTGGTTGGTTCGGGTGGGCGCGAACACGCCTTGTGCTGGAAAATCGCGGCCTCGCCGCTCTGCGACAAGCTTTTCTGCGCGCCGGGAAATGCCGGCATCGCCGCTGTTGCCGAATGTGTCCCTGTGGGGGCTGAGGATATTCCGGGCCTCGTCGCGCTCGCCAAGGAACAGGGCGTGGATTTCGTCGTCGTCGGGCCGGAGGCGCCGCTGGTGGCGGGGCTCGCCGATGCGCTGGAAGCGGCCGGAATCGCCACCTTCGGCCCCAGCCGGGCGGCAGCCGAGTTAGAAGGCTCGAAGGGCTTCATGAAGGACATCGCCGCCAAATATAACGTGCCGACCGCACGCTACCAGCGCTTCACGGCACCGGAACCGGCCAAGGCCTTTGCGCGGTCGCTGCCGCTCCCCGTCGTGGTGAAGGCGGACGGCCTCGCGGCGGGGAAGGGCGTCATCATCGCCGAAAGCCATGCCGAGGCAGAGGCCGCCATCGATGCCATGATGCGCGACAAGCAGTTCGGTGCCGCCGGCCTTGAACTCGTGGTCGAGGAATTCCTGCATGGCGAGGAGCTGTCCTTCTTCGCGCTCTGTGACGGGGCGCACGCCTTGCCGCTGGCCTCCGCCCAGGATCACAAACGCGTCGGCGATGGCGATACCGGGCTCAACACCGGCGGCATGGGCGCCTATTCGCCGGCACCCGTGGCGACGGCGCAAGTCGAGCGGCGCATCATGGACGAGATCATCCGCCCGACGGTCGACGGGATGGCCGCGGAAGGGAAGCCGTTCAAAGGCGTGCTCTTTGCCGGCATCATGGTGACCAAGGACGGGCCGAAGCTCATCGAGTTCAACGTGCGCTTCGGCGATCCGGAATGCGAGGTGCTGATGCTGCGCCTCAAATCCGATCTGCTGCCGGCACTGATGGCCGCGCGCGACGGCGGCCTCAAGAATTTCGACCTGCGCTGGCACGACAAGGCCGCCGTCACGGTCATCATGGCCGCCAAGGGCTATCCCGGAAAACCGGAAGCCGGCACCGTGATCAAGGGCCTCGAGGCTGCCGCCAAGGTGACGGACGCGGCGGTGTTCCATGCCGGCACCAAGCGCAACGCGGCGGATGAGGTCGTGGCGGCCGGGGGCCGCGTGCTCGCCGTGTCCGCCGTGGCAGCAGATGTGAAGACGGCGCGGGCCCGCGCCTATGAGGCGGTCGACAAAATCGATTGGCCGGGCGGGTTCTGCCGCCGTGACATTGCCCATCGCGCCATCGCGCGCCTCTAAGGAGCTCTCCGCATGTTCAAGCTGCGCTATTCCTCGACCAGCCCCTTCGTGCGCAAGGTCCGCGTCGTCTCCATCGAGACGGGCCAGGAAAAAGATATCGAGCTCATCAAGACGGTGACCGCCGATCCCACTTGCGATATCGGCAAGGACAATCCCTTGAACAAGGTGCCGGCGCTGGTGCTGGAAGATGGCTCAGCACTCTATGACTCGCATGTCATCTGCGAGTTCCTGGATGCGCGACCGGGCGGCGGCAAGTTCTTCCCAGCCAATGGCCCTGCGCGCTGGACGGCCTTGCGGCAGGAAGCGCTGGCCAACGGCATGGCGGATGCCGGCGTCCTGCGCATGATGGAGACGCGCCGCCCGGCTGGCGAACAATCGCCGGCCTGGATTGCGCGCCAGAAGCTGAAGATGGAGCAGGGCCTCGATCAACTGGAGAAAGAAGCGCCGCATTTCGCCGCGGGCTTCGACATCGGCCTCATGACGATTGCCATCGTGCTCGACTATTTCGACTTCCGCTTCAAGGCGGAAGGGTGGCGCAATGGCCGGCCCAACTTGACGAAATGGCATGAAGCCATCTCGGCCCGACCCGCGCTCAAGAGCACGCTGCCTTTCGAATAGGCTTTAACGCCGAAAGGCGAAGAGCTTGGCATCCGGGTCTTGGTGGCCAGCGAGTTCGCGCTGGATGATCTGGGCGGCGATGGCACTGAAGGTGATGCCGTTGCCGCCATAACCCAGCACGGCGTAGCAATGCGGCCGGCCAGGCAGGGCGCCGATGAGCGGCAGACCGGTATCCGACTGGCCGAAGCAGCCGGTCCAGGCGTAATCGGCGGTCACATCTACATGCGGGAACAGGCGCTTTAGTTTGCGGCCGATTGCTTCCACTTTCTGCGGCAGCAACGCGTCACGCTTCGCCTCATCGCTGAAATCTTCGTCCTCGCCGCCGACGATGATGCGACCGTCGGCGCTGGCGCGGAGATAGAGATAAGGATCGGATGCTTCCCAGATCAGCCGCCGCTCGGGCCACAGGGCGCGGGTCTGCGGCTTCGTCGCATAGGCCCAGCTGGAAACGATCTTGAGATCGCTGCGCTTGAGAAATTTCGGTGTCTCGTAACCGGTGGCGATGACGAGGTTGCGCGCGGCGATTTCATGGCCGGCGCTGGTCAGGATATCGACGCCGCCCCGCCGGCTGGCGATGTCGGTCACTTCGACGGGTGATAGAATGCGGGCACCGCGCAGGGACGCCGATCGCCACAGCGCCGTCACCAGCTTCACGGGGTCGAGTTCGCCCGACCCGCGTGAGAGGCTGGCGCCGCTGCGCTCGATGCCGCTGATCCGGCGCAGCTCGCCGCGGTCGAGATAGATCGAGCGCAGGCCCGCCTTCTGCCGCGCGGCGACTTCGCGTTTCAGCGCCGTGGCATTCAACTGATCGCCGCTGAGATAGAGGGTCTCGCGTTCGGCGAAATCACAGGCGATGCCCAGTTCCATGATGCGGTGGCGCAGATAGTCGACGCCCGTCGTCGAGCGCCAATACGCGCGGATGGCATTGTCCTTGCCGATCTTGCGGCCAAGTTGGATGAGCGGCGTGTCGATTTCGAACTGCAGCAGCGCGGTGCTGGCGGCGGTCGAACCGCGCACGGGACCCCGCCGGTCAAGCACGGTGACATCATGGCCGGCAAGCAGAAGCGCATCGGTGACCAAGGCGCCGCTGACGCCAGCGCCGATGACGACGATCTCAGCCTTTATCGAGCGGGTGAGGGGCCGGTGTGGCGTTGCTGGCTGGCGGGTGGCAAGCCACAGCGGCCGGCCGCTGCGGAGATCGCGTTTCCTGGTAAGGCCGGACATGTGGGAGGTTCCGTTGGGTGGGGGTGCGCGGGGAGAAACACGGCGCAGGCCCCAACGGTTCCGGCGGCTATTTCTTCAGATAGAGGTCGCGCGCCGCCAGCACGGCGCCGCCGACGATGGCAAGGCAGCCGAGAAGGACGGCCATGCTGGCCTCCGCCTTGCCGGTGGCGATGAGGAGCAGGGTCGAGATCAGCGGCGAGGCGTAGGAGATGGCGCCCAGCGCCTTGATGTCGCCTTTCTTGACGCCGTAATCCCAAACAAAGAACGCGGCCCCCACGGGGCCGATGCCCAGGGCGACGATGGCAAGCCATTGCCAAGCATCCGCCGGCCAGACCGTTTCTTCGACCAAGCCATGGCTGATGAAGCCGAGCAAGGCGGTCACACCGCAGAAGGCGCCGACCAGATCGGTGGGGGCGGAACCGAAGCGGCGCGAGAGCACGGAATAGATCGACCAGGTGAAGGCGCAGGCAAAGGCCGCACCATAGCCGAGGAGATCGCCAACCGGTTGATCGGCAGCGGGCGCCCCACGCGCCAGCAGCAGGATGACGGCCCCGCCCATGCCGATGGCGGCACCCGCCACATGCTGCCAATAGAGCTTCTCACCGGGGAGGAGGGCCGAGAACAGCACGATGAGGAGCGGCCACAGATAGGCGATGAGGCTCGCTTCCACCGCCGGGGCATGGTCGAGCGCCACGAAATAGAAGAGGTGATAGAGGAACAGCCCGCCGATGCCGATGGCATAGACCGGCCAGGGCTGGCGGAAGAAGGCGAAGGCACCGCGCCCAACGGCTACTGCATCCTTGGCCCATTTCAGGCAGCAGAACAGGAAGGCGATGCCGAAGGTCATGGCCATCAGCTGAAAGGGCGGCACCGCGCCGGTCGATGACGTAAAGAGGGCCAACGTCGCCCACAGCAGGACGGCGATGGCGCCGATCATGGTAGCGCGGCGGGTGGCGGAGTGGCGGTCGGCGGGGAGGGCTGTGTCGGTCATGGCCCGCCTGCTATGGCAAGCCGCGGGCGACCCGTCAAGTTGAAGGACCCCTCTCCCCGCAAGCGGGGCGAGGGAGTGGAGACCGAATTTGCCTTGGAGCCCCTCGCCCTTCTGGGGAGAGGGGTTGGGGTGAGGGGGATTACGTCCGTGGTGCCAGGAAGACGATGAGCAGCCAGTTGGCCAGCACGATCGAGGTGATCATGAAAAAGAGCAGGACATAGCGGTGGAAGTTGCGCTCGCGCTCGGTCACCAGGCCGCGGATCATGCGGGTGAGGTTCGAGAAACGCTCGGCGATGAGGTTCATCTTCTCGCGCTCGGCATTCTGCCAGAACTGGTAGATCACCAGCGAATAGATGGCACCCACCGACAGCACCAGGCTGATGATCATGCACAGCTTGAAGAGGAAACCGGCCTTGGAGGCGTAATCGCCGGTCAAGCCCAGCAGCACGAAGAGGCCGAGCGACCCCAGCAGCGTGCCCCATTGCTGGTGCTTGGCAAAGCGGATGGTGTCGGCGGAGGCGCGATAGAGCTCCAGCATTTCGGCATGGGTCAATTCGTCGAGATCCGACGGTTCGACCGTCAGCGGCTCGGCGACTTCTTCCGCTGCTTCGTTCTTGGGGGCCTTGGCCATGTTCCACCGCTTCCATTACCTGCCCGGATTATGGACAGGTAATGGTTAAGAAGCTGTGGATAACTTATTTTTGATTTTAGATCAGCAGTTTACGGAGAAAATCCGTCAATACATATGCTGGCCGCCATTGATGGAGAGGGTTGAGCCGGTGATGAAGCCGGCCTCGTCGGCGACCAGGAAGAGGACGCCGCGGGCGATTTCCGAGGCCTGGCCAAGGCGCCCCACGGGGATCTTGGCGACGATCTTCTCCAGCACCTGCGGCGGCACCGCGCGCACCATGTCGGTGTCGATATAGCCGGGGGCGATGGCATTGACCGTGATGTTCTTGGCCGCCCCTTCCTGGGCCAGCGCTTTCGTGAAGCCGTGGATGCCGGATTTGGCGGCCGCGTAATTGACCTGGCCGTATTGGCCGGCCTGGCCGTTGATCGAACCGATATTGACGATGCGGCCGAAGTTGCGCTCGCGCATGCTGTCGATGACCGCGCGGCAGGTGTTGAAGCAGGAGGAGAGGTTGGTGTGGATCACCGCCTCCCATTGTTCCGGCGTCATCTTGTGCATGGTGCCGTCGCGGGTGATGCCGGCATTGTTGACGACGATGTCGACCGGCCCCAGTTCGGCGGTGATCTTGGCGATGCCGTCCTTCACCTGTTTGAAATCCGAGACGTCGATCTTGTAGGCCGGAATGCCCGTCTGATGGGTGAAGGCCTTGGCCTTCGCCTCGTCGCCGCCATAGACCGCGGCCACCTTATAGCCCGCATCCTTCAGCGCCAGGCTGATCGCCTCGCCGATCCCGCGGGTTCCCCCGGTCACCACCGCCACTCGTTGCATGCGTCTCTCCCTGGTCTGTTTTTTGTTTATGCGTCTTCAGTTTCGTGCAGTGGATCCCCGGGTCAAGCCCGGGGATGACGGGCCTTAGCGAAATGAGTCGTCATGCCCGGGCGAAGACCCGGGCATCCACTGGCGGCCGTTGTTATCTCTCCACGCACATGGCGATGCCCATGCCGCCGCCGATGCAGAGCGTCGCAAGGCCCTTCTTGGCATCGCGCTTCTGCATTTCATGGAGCAGCGTCACCAGCACGCGCGCACCCGAGGCGCCGATGGGGTGGCCCAGCGCAATGGCGCCGCCATTGACGTTGACCTTCGACGTGTCCCAGCCGAGCTCCTTGTTGACCGCACAGGCCTGCGCCGCAAAGGCCTCATTGGCCTCGATGAGGTCGAGGTCGGAGGCCTTCCAGCCGGCCTTGGCAAGCGCTGCCTGGCTCGCTGGAATGGGACCCGACCCCATGATCGCCGGATCGACGCCGACGGTTGCCCAGGAAACGATGCGTGCGAGCGGTGTCAGGCCGCGCTTGGCGGCTTCGGCGGCACTCATCAGCACCGTGCCGGCAGCGCCGTCATTGATGCCCGACGCGTTGCCAGCCGTCACCGTGCCATTGTCGCCGCGCACGAAGGCCGGGCGGAGCTTGGCCAGCGTCTCAACGGTCGTGCCGTGCTTGGGGTACTCGTCTTCGGTCACAATGGTGTCGCCCTTGCGCCCGGCGATGGTGACGGGCGTGATCTCGTCCTTGAACTTGCCGGCCTTCATCGCGGCTTCGGCCTTCTGCTGGCTGGCGGCTGCAAAGGCGTCCTGCTGGTCGCGGGTGATCTGCCATTTCTGCGCCACGTTCTCGGCCGTGTTGCCCATGTGATAGCCGTTGAAGGCATCCCACAGCCCGTCCTTGATCATGGTGTCGATCATCTCGGCATTGCCCATCTTGGTGCCGTTGCGCAAATGCATCGTGTGCGGCGCCTGGCTCATGCTCTCCTGGCCGCCGGCGATGACGATGTTGGAATCGCCGTTGCGGATAGCCTGAAAGCCCAGCGCCACGGCGCGCAGACCCGAGCCGCACAGCTGGTTGATGTTATAGGCCGTCTTTTCCTTGGGGATGCCGGCATGGATGGCGGCTTGGCGCGCCGGGTTCTGCCCGGCGGCGGCGGCCAGCACCTGGCCTAGGATCACCTCGTCGATCTCGCCGGCCTCCACCTTCGAGCGGGCGAGCAGGTCCTTGATCACCGCCTGGCCCAGCACATGGGCGGGAACGGATGAGAGCGCGCCGTTGAAGGCGCCGATCGCGGTACGCGCGGCGGCGGTGATGACGACGTCGGTGGCATTGGCCATGGGATTATCCTCCAGCGGCAGAATTTTTACGTTTGTTGCATTGCAGCGAGAACCCTAAGGGATGGGACGGTTGTCCCGCAAGCCTCCTTTGGTCCTGCGACAGATCTGCCAAGCATCGGACGCGGTTCCCGACCATCCGGTCAAGCGACAAGTTGGGGACGCCCAAAGTCGCCATGGTACGCGAAGGCGTATCATCCACGAGTTCCTTGTCGGCACCGTTCGGTTATCCAGCTAAACTCGTGGATGGTCGGCCTACGCCGACCATGACGGTGAAGATAGATCGAACTTTTATAGTGCCCCGGACGACCAACGGATCATGACCCGCCGCCAACTCCTCAAGCACCTCCTCAGCCTCGCCCTGCTGCCGCTCGGTGCGCGGAGGGCTGCGGCCGACGACACGCCGCCCATCCCCTTCGTCGCCTGGGTCGAGCGCTTCTACCGCACCCAGATCGCCGCCCGGGCGCTCCGCGAAGGATGGGCGACGCCAGAGAACCAGCAGGGCGCCGAACCGACGGCGAGCTTTCCCTTGCCCAACTATCTGACACCGGAGCTGCGCGCCCTCTTCGAGGCGGCGCAAGGGAAACCCCTCCCCGCCGACACGCCTGAAGGCCCGATCCTCGATTATGTCTTCGGCTGGGGCGCCCTGCCGAACCGCGAGATCAAGCTGCTCAGCGTCACCGAGGCGCCCTGGTGGCAAAGCCTCATCACCAAGCATCTCGCGCTGGTCACCATCACCATCAACGGCAACGAACGCGACCTCACCCTCAAAGGCCAATACGACGCCGACACCTTCAACTGGCGCATCGCCGACATCGATTACGGCGATGGAGCGGGGGAGAGTTTGAGGGAGAGGTTGGAGCGACTGGCCCATTAGGCTCGCCTGTGGATCCCCACACGTCATGGTCGGCGCAGGCCGACCATCCACGAGTCCCTTAAATGAGGGATCACCGACACGTTACGACTTAGCGTCGCCTCACTTCATCAAATTCGCAAACTGCGGGCAGATGGCCTTCGCGCGGGTGGCGACCTGGTCGTGCCTTGCCGGGTTCTCGGTCTTTTCGAGCTGGAACCACTTGGCGAGCTTCGGGTCCGATGGGGCGCGGCCTTCGATCATGTCGACGAGGCGTTGCACCTCCGTCTCCGGGATATCGGCCAGCACTGATTTCATGCCGCATTCGAACACGGCCTGGCGGTTGGCGGCCGGCACACGCGAGGTGTTGAACATCGCGTCGGGGTCCTTGTTGAACTTCTCCTGCGCCAGCACCATGAAGCGGGCCTTGGC
This window contains:
- the xseA gene encoding exodeoxyribonuclease VII large subunit; amino-acid sequence: MTVSELSQAIKRTLEGRFDRVRVKGEISGFKRAASGHLYLMLKDENAALKSVCWKGNAARLGIIPEDGMEVIATGRITTYGDRSEYQLVIERLELAGVGALLKMIEERKKKLAAEGLFDPERKRRLPTLPNIIGIVTSPTGAVIRDILHRLTDRFPRHVLLWPVLVQGEGAAAQVAAAIRGFNALEVGGAVPRPDLLIVARGGGSIEDLMAFNEEIVVRAAAESAIPLISAVGHETDTTLIDFASDRRAPTPTAAAEMAVPVRAELVSMLGEIGHRLMSTMNRRLGEARLSVEGLARGLPEPMRLIQEKAQSLDGWLERWANARLPYFRRRTDRLAQLRAELKTPHQQLAEARNAIDLAANRLGAAFNLALERQHRGLERVGNGLNPRLLAEMVTRKRTALDHLGQMLDSYSYEKVLERGFALVRDGEGKPVLTAASVGGGDTLTLQFRDGTVEAVAGGKPSDKPKRAKAASGTGPQGSLL
- the purD gene encoding phosphoribosylamine--glycine ligase translates to MRILVVGSGGREHALCWKIAASPLCDKLFCAPGNAGIAAVAECVPVGAEDIPGLVALAKEQGVDFVVVGPEAPLVAGLADALEAAGIATFGPSRAAAELEGSKGFMKDIAAKYNVPTARYQRFTAPEPAKAFARSLPLPVVVKADGLAAGKGVIIAESHAEAEAAIDAMMRDKQFGAAGLELVVEEFLHGEELSFFALCDGAHALPLASAQDHKRVGDGDTGLNTGGMGAYSPAPVATAQVERRIMDEIIRPTVDGMAAEGKPFKGVLFAGIMVTKDGPKLIEFNVRFGDPECEVLMLRLKSDLLPALMAARDGGLKNFDLRWHDKAAVTVIMAAKGYPGKPEAGTVIKGLEAAAKVTDAAVFHAGTKRNAADEVVAAGGRVLAVSAVAADVKTARARAYEAVDKIDWPGGFCRRDIAHRAIARL
- a CDS encoding glutathione S-transferase N-terminal domain-containing protein; protein product: MFKLRYSSTSPFVRKVRVVSIETGQEKDIELIKTVTADPTCDIGKDNPLNKVPALVLEDGSALYDSHVICEFLDARPGGGKFFPANGPARWTALRQEALANGMADAGVLRMMETRRPAGEQSPAWIARQKLKMEQGLDQLEKEAPHFAAGFDIGLMTIAIVLDYFDFRFKAEGWRNGRPNLTKWHEAISARPALKSTLPFE
- a CDS encoding NAD(P)/FAD-dependent oxidoreductase, whose protein sequence is MSGLTRKRDLRSGRPLWLATRQPATPHRPLTRSIKAEIVVIGAGVSGALVTDALLLAGHDVTVLDRRGPVRGSTAASTALLQFEIDTPLIQLGRKIGKDNAIRAYWRSTTGVDYLRHRIMELGIACDFAERETLYLSGDQLNATALKREVAARQKAGLRSIYLDRGELRRISGIERSGASLSRGSGELDPVKLVTALWRSASLRGARILSPVEVTDIASRRGGVDILTSAGHEIAARNLVIATGYETPKFLKRSDLKIVSSWAYATKPQTRALWPERRLIWEASDPYLYLRASADGRIIVGGEDEDFSDEAKRDALLPQKVEAIGRKLKRLFPHVDVTADYAWTGCFGQSDTGLPLIGALPGRPHCYAVLGYGGNGITFSAIAAQIIQRELAGHQDPDAKLFAFRR
- the yddG gene encoding aromatic amino acid exporter YddG, with the translated sequence MTDTALPADRHSATRRATMIGAIAVLLWATLALFTSSTGAVPPFQLMAMTFGIAFLFCCLKWAKDAVAVGRGAFAFFRQPWPVYAIGIGGLFLYHLFYFVALDHAPAVEASLIAYLWPLLIVLFSALLPGEKLYWQHVAGAAIGMGGAVILLLARGAPAADQPVGDLLGYGAAFACAFTWSIYSVLSRRFGSAPTDLVGAFCGVTALLGFISHGLVEETVWPADAWQWLAIVALGIGPVGAAFFVWDYGVKKGDIKALGAISYASPLISTLLLIATGKAEASMAVLLGCLAIVGGAVLAARDLYLKK
- the phbB gene encoding acetoacetyl-CoA reductase — protein: MQRVAVVTGGTRGIGEAISLALKDAGYKVAAVYGGDEAKAKAFTHQTGIPAYKIDVSDFKQVKDGIAKITAELGPVDIVVNNAGITRDGTMHKMTPEQWEAVIHTNLSSCFNTCRAVIDSMRERNFGRIVNIGSINGQAGQYGQVNYAAAKSGIHGFTKALAQEGAAKNITVNAIAPGYIDTDMVRAVPPQVLEKIVAKIPVGRLGQASEIARGVLFLVADEAGFITGSTLSINGGQHMY
- a CDS encoding acetyl-CoA C-acetyltransferase; translated protein: MANATDVVITAAARTAIGAFNGALSSVPAHVLGQAVIKDLLARSKVEAGEIDEVILGQVLAAAAGQNPARQAAIHAGIPKEKTAYNINQLCGSGLRAVALGFQAIRNGDSNIVIAGGQESMSQAPHTMHLRNGTKMGNAEMIDTMIKDGLWDAFNGYHMGNTAENVAQKWQITRDQQDAFAAASQQKAEAAMKAGKFKDEITPVTIAGRKGDTIVTEDEYPKHGTTVETLAKLRPAFVRGDNGTVTAGNASGINDGAAGTVLMSAAEAAKRGLTPLARIVSWATVGVDPAIMGSGPIPASQAALAKAGWKASDLDLIEANEAFAAQACAVNKELGWDTSKVNVNGGAIALGHPIGASGARVLVTLLHEMQKRDAKKGLATLCIGGGMGIAMCVER